One Scyliorhinus canicula chromosome 14, sScyCan1.1, whole genome shotgun sequence genomic region harbors:
- the LOC119977598 gene encoding P2Y purinoceptor 8-like, producing the protein METNATNLTLDSETLEMLASNVIKVTLPTIYVAVILISLPGNGISLWLLCFRTRPKTPLVVFMINLTIADILLSFFLPFQIAYHLNDNNWAFGKSLCTFLTTLFYANMYCSILTMTCISVERYVGVAYPIWYKQGWNRWHAVTVCCGIWTVLIIVLLPLEYSDLTFEVKQLNITTCFDVLKRNMLPNTEAWGLFLFTLFVLLFLIPFTITVICYTLVILKLSQTSHKEHSEKKRRAVYLAATVLLVFVTCYAPNNITLLIHIIWRLQFNSGCYTAYKLTLSLSCLNSCLNPFVFFFASTEFQKHFHRLIGRRQSYSQRTTVEYSTTKSVSFQR; encoded by the coding sequence ATGGAAACCAACGCAACAAACCTGACGTTGGACAGTGAGACCCTGGAGATGCTGGCCAGCAATGTGATCAAAGTCACCCTTCCCACCATTTACGTAGCAGTCATCCTCATCAGCCTGCCTGGCAACGGCATCTCCCTCTGGCTGCTTTGCTTCCGCACACGACCAAAGACGCCTTTAGTCGTCTTCATGATCAATCTGACCATCGCTGACATCTTGCTGTCCTTTTTCCTCCCCTTTCAGATTGCTTACCACTTGAATGACAATAACTGGGCTTTTGGCAAGAGCCTCTGTACATTCCTCACCACCTTGTTTTACGCCAACATGTATTGCTCCATTTTGACCATGACTTGCATCAGTGTTGAGCGCTATGTTGGGGTGGCGTACCCAATATGGTACAAGCAAGGGTGGAACAGATGGCATGCTGTGACAGTCTGTTGTGGGATTTGGACAGTTTTAATCATTGTTTTATTACCCTTAGAGTACAGTGATTTAACGTTTGAAGTTAAGCAGCTCAACATTACGACTTGCTTTGATGTTCTTAAAagaaacatgcttcccaacacAGAAGCCTGGGGATTGTTCCTCTTCACCCTATTTGTGCTCCTCTTCCTGATCCCATTTACGATTACTGTCATATGTTACACTCTGGTAATCCTAaagctgtcccaaacctctcacaAAGAGCACAGTGAGAAGAAGAGAAGAGCTGTTTATTTAGCCGCTACTGTGCTCTTGGTTTTTGTCACATGCTATGCCCCCAACAACATAACTCTCCTGATTCACATTATATGGAGACTTCAGTTCAACTCAGGGTGCTACACAGCATACAAGTTGACCCTGTCGCTCAGCTGTTTAAACAGTTgtctcaacccatttgttttctttttcgcGTCAACAGAGTTCCAAAAACATTTTCACCGTTTAATAGGTCGGAGACAGTCGTACAGTCAAAGGACAACTGTAGAGTATTCGACTACAAAATCCGTCTCCTTTCAGAGGTAG